The Microcystis panniformis FACHB-1757 region TCCTGCTAACTGACAAATTTTTTGGTGCGGTATCTTTTGGCTTTTTAACCAGAGAACTTCCATCTTCAGTTGAACCCGGGGATGGGGATGATGAAATCTTTCATAATACAGTGAGTTCTTTTCTTCTTCCGTGAATTCTAGGTTAATCATGTTTTTAATGAGTGCTTTGCTTCTAATTATGACTCTTAAACTATATTATTGTCCTTGAGTAAAAAATGCAAGTTGTAGCCGTGCAAAGTATAACGTAAAGCCAACCTAGAACGGCGGGGTTTCAGACCCAAAATTTCCGATGATCCTCAATCAAACCAAGAATTTCCGTACAAATGTTGAAAACCCTGCACATCAGTTAAATTGTATTGTAGGGGCGTGATGGTGATAAAATTCTCGCCAATAGCGCGCACATCCGTAGGCACTTGCGGGGGTAAATGGCTGTAGTCCGGTTGTTCGATATCTTCCACCACTTCCCCAATTAACCAGTAATAACTTTTACCCCTAGGATCCAGTCTTTTCTCGAAGGTTTCCTCGTAGCGTCGCAATCCCTGCCTAGTGATTTTCACCCCCTTGATTTCGGCACTACTAACCGGAGGGACGTTCACATTGAGTAAAGTGGGAATAGAAAAAGGGTTAAGGGCAACTTTCCTGACTAAAGTGAGGGCAAAATCGGCGGCCGGTTGGAAATCACAGGCTTTAAAACTAGCCAGACTAACAGCAATACTGGGAATACCTTCGATTAAGCCCTCCATGGCCGCGGAAACCGTGCCAGAATAGAGGATATCGGTGCCGAGATTAGACCCGTGGTTAATGCCGGCTAAAACTAAATCGGGACGCTCTTTGAGGACGGCACTAAGGGCAAATTTCACCGAATCGGCGGGAGTTCCCGAGCAAGACCAAGCAATCACATCGGGGTGAAAAATTCCTTCCACCTGTTCGGCCCGGATGGGATGGTGTAGGGTTAAGCCATGACCGGTAGCAGAGCGCTCGCCGTCTGGACAAACTACGATGACTTGATGGCCCGCAGTAGCGAGGGTGTTAGCGAGGGTGCGGACTCCTAGAGCGGAAATGCCGTCATCGTTACTGATTAGTAGTTTTAAAGGGCGATCGCTAGTCATGGAAATTTCTGCTCTACTGCGTCGGCTAGTGGTATAATGTAATAGTATTTTATTGTGGGTACGTAGCTCAGAGGATAGAGCACCAGGTTCCGGTCCTGGGTGTCGGGGGTTCGACTCCCTCCGTACTCGTTCAGAAATCAGGGGTCGGTATTCCCCCGGTTGTGCTGCTCCCCGCTCGCCAAAATGGGTAAAACCCCACACCCCACACCCTACCCCCACGAAAAACTTTTTGCCGCAAACCCGATACTAATCCACGGTGCGACGAATTTGAAGACCACACCATTCTTGACGTTTCCATAGGGCAGCCACTGTCCAGCCTTGGGGTTCTAAAATATCTGTAACCGCTTGTGCTTGGGTGACGAGGATGCCGCTTAAAATTCCCCAAGTGGTGGGTTTTGCCAGACGGGTGATTGCGGGCATTAAAGCGATAATTGTCTCGGCTAAAATATTACAAACTATGCCATCAACACCATCGGGAATTAATTCTAACAACTCCTCGACACTACCCTGATTAATAGCTAAATTTTCGGGGTTAATCCCGTTGAGATGGCGATTACTGCCTGTCGCACTCACCGCCAGGGGATCTATATCGACAGCATAAACTTTTTTCGCTCCTAATAAAATCGCCCCGATCGCCAGTATGCCGGAACCACAACCGATATCGGCGATAATTTTATTCTCTGGATGGCTACTTAAACGCATTTCTAGGGATTCTAGACATAATTGGGTGGTGGGGTGGGTTCCCGTGCCAAAAGCGGAACCGGGGTCAATTTTAATCACCAATCTCTGGTTATTTTCCGGGGGATTTAACCAAGCAGGACAGATCAAAAAGCGATCGCCGATCTCGCTAATTTGCCAATGTTGTTTCCAACTGCTGGCCCAGTCTTCCTCGTCCATTAACTGCCAACTGGTGACAGGTTCGGGAAAACCTAAAATCAAAGCATCCTGCTTTAACCAGAGGCTTAGTGCCTCTAAATCGGGCAATTGCGCTTTAATTTCCGGTATGTAGGCCTTAACCTCCAAAGAGGATTGTTTTTTAGCAGTGGCCGTTCCCGAACAGCCAAAATCTTCCAGTCTCCAGAAAACCGTTTCTTCGAGACTAGGTTCGCACAAAACCGTAATTTCCCACCAACTATTAGACATATATCAGTTATCAGTGATCAGGGATCAGTTATCAGATTTGAGTTTTCAGTCAACAGTATTAAGTAGGTGGGTGGAATTAAATATAAGATGAACGTAGGTTGGGTTGAAGCATGAAACCCAACGCCCGATTATGTTACGCTACCGCTAACCCATCCTACAAATAATTGTGCCTCCCTACTTAAGTGGCAAGTGCGGAGCTTTCTTTTCACTGATTACTGATTAAGCTAAGACGCATTTAAACCGCTTATTCTTAGATTAGCCCCCTTGCCCCCCCGATGTCGGTAGTAGGGTTGATTCATGAATCAACCCTACCTTGAATCAACCCTACCTTGAATCAACCCTACCTTGAATCAACCCTACCTTGAATCAACCCTAGGGGGGTGGGGGGTTGCCTCTTGCCTTCAGAAGCTGATAACTGATTTAATCTAGAGTTTTACTGTGTAAGCATCGCGGATACCGGGGACTTTAGTAATTTCCGAGAGCAGACCTTCTGGTAGAGGATCATCGAGACTCAGGGCCATAACCGCATCACCGCGAATAATTTTGCGTCCTACCTGCATACTGGCGATATTGACGTTAAAACTACCTAAAAGTGCGCCAATTTTGCCAATAATACCAGGCATATCCTGGTGAAGGGTGAATAACATATGATTACTCGGTGGCACGTTAATGGGGAACTCATCGAGGTCAGTAATGCGGATTTCTCCCGTACTTAACAGCGCTCCGGTGACGGAATGGGTTCCCATGGAACCATTAGCTTCCAAATGAATCGATCCCGAATAGTCCCGGGTGGAAGCATCCCGGGTTTCGATTACCCGGATACCGCGTTCCTTAGCTTCGATCGCCGCATTAACATAGTTTACCCGTTCCCGGAGGGCTTGGGAAAGTAAGCCCTTAATGGCCGCTACCACCAGAGGTTGACTGTCTTTAGTGGCCAATTCTCCCTGTAAACGGACATTTAACGAGTCACAGCGACCTCCTGCCAACTGACTGACAAGATTACCCATAGTTTCCGCTAATTGCAGGTAAGGGCGCAGTTTTTCCATAACATCAGGAGTTAGTCCGGGGATATTAACGGCCGAACGCGCTGGCAACCCGAGGAGGACATCGCGAATTTGTTCGGCCACATCAACAGCCACACCAACCTGTGCTTCCGTAGTCGAGGCACCTAGGTGGGGAGTGAGAATGACGTTAGACAATTCTCTTAATCTAGATTCGCCTAAGGGTTCCTGTTCAAATACATCCAAGGCTGCCCCGGCGATTCTACCGGATTCGAGGGCTTCAATTAAAGCCAACTCGTCGATAATGCCGCCTCTGGAACAGTTAATGATGCGGACCGTGGGTTTCATCTTAGCGAGGGTTTCCCGACCGATGAGATGCTGGGTTTCGGAAGTTTTCGGGACGTGGAGGGTGATAAAATCGGACTCAGCAAAGAGTAATTCCAGATCCACCAGGGTGCAACCGAGTTGATCGGCGCGTTCTTTGGAAATAAAGGGATCGTAGGCGAGAATTTTCATGCCTAGGGATCTAGCCACTTTGGCGACGTGGGAGCCAATTTTACCTAAACCGACGACTCCTAGGTTCTTTTTATAAACTTCTGTGCCGATAAAGCGATTTCTTTCCCATTTATTCGCTTTTACCGACTGATTGGCATCGGGAATATGACGGGAAAGGGATAACATCATGGCCAAGGCGTGTTCGGCAGCGGCGATCGTGTTACCTTCGGGAGAGTTAACGACAATAATACCCTGACGAGTGGCCGCAGGAACATCGATATTATCGACTCCTACCCCCGCGCGGCCGATAATTTGCAGTTTGCTGCCCGCTTCGACGATTTCTTTGGTGACGCGGGTACTGGAACGGAGCATCAGCGCGTCGTATTCGGGGATAATTTGAATGATTTCCTCGGCAGATAGTCCTGTTTTCACGTCCACTTGGGCAACCTGTGACAGAATTTCTACTCCTACCGGATCGATCGAATCGGATACCAGAACTTTGGCCATAATCTTTATAACGTGCTTTTTTCAGTCTACGGGCAAATGCTTGACCAATATTGGGGTCTAGCCGCAATAGCCTATTTTAGAAGCAAAGGGTGCAGTCTATGGCAAAATTAGCGAAAAGATTTTAGGTTGTCATTCTTAATTGTCGTCCATGGGGTTGATGTCAGGCTCTTGCCGTTGTCACTGAGATATGGCTAATTTAATCACGGTGGCGATCGAGTTTTCCACTTCTTTTTCTAAGGCTTTTTCTAGGGCTGCCATTGCTTCTGTTTGACAATTTCTAAGTAGCTGGTTATAATTAAATCAAAAATGGATTTTAGGTTCGATCCCCCCGCCCCCCTTGATAAGGGGGGTGCCGATAGGCGGGGGGATCTGAAAGTTTTTAATACCTACCTACTTAAAAATGGATTTTAGGTTCGATCCCCCCCGCCCCCCTTGATAAGGGGGGTGCCGATAGGCGGGGGGATCTGAAAGTTTTTAATACCTACCTACTTAAAAATGGATTTTAGGTTCGATCCCCCCTGCCCCCCTTGATAAGGGGGGTGCCGATAGGCGGGGGATCTGAAAGTTTTTAATACCTACCTACTTAAAAATGGATTTTAGGTTCGATCCCCCCTGCCCCCCTTGATAAGGGGGGTGCCGATCCTTCCTTGATAAGGGGGGTTTCTGATAATTTTTAACGCCTACCTACTTATGATATTCACACAGTAGAGAAAAAGCCAAAAACCTCCGTTATACTTAACGGAGGCTGGTTAATTAACTAACAATTTTTGGTTACAATTTCGCCCCACATTCAGGACAGAATTTATTATTCCAACTGTTAACCGCACCACAACTGGGACAATCGAGCATTTCACAACCCTTGGTGACAATTTTCGGTAAACCAATCATACGCGCATTACTTTGACCGGGGGCGACCATGGGATAACAATTTTCGTCTCTAGCAACGATCGCATTGACCAAAACTGGACCATCATGAGCCAACATTTCAGCAATTTTTGCGGCTAATTCATCTCGATGGCGAATAGTAATCCCTTTAATGCCGTAAGCTTGGGCTAACAGTTCCACATCCGGCATTCCCACTTCCATATTGGAATTAGAATAACGTTCCCCATAGAAAGCTTCTTGCCATTGACGTACCATACCCTGCCAACCATTATTAATAATAATCGTCTTGGCATGAATATTAAATTGGGTTAGGGTGGCTAATTCCTGTAGATTCATTTGGAAACTGGAATCACCACTAATACAAATGACCTCCTCATCGGGAATGGCCACCTTTACCCCCATCGCAGCCGGTAAACCGAAACCCATTGTCCCCAATCCCGCGCTAGAAATCCAACGTCGGGGACCATTTTTGAGGAATTGGGCCGCCCACATCTGATGCTGGCCCACATCGGTGGTATAGTAGGCGTGGGGTGCTTGACGACCCACCTCAACGATTACTTCTTGGGGGGAAAGTCTGCCTTCCGGTCGGGGTACTTGTAGGGGATAATCTTGCCGCCAGCGCTCGATCTTGGCTAACCAAGCTTGGCTGCGATCGGGATTGGTGGGATAATCAAATTCTCTGGCTTTGTGGAGTATTTGTTCTAAAACTACCCGCACATCCCCGACAATCGGCACGTCAGGGGCGCGATTTTTGCCCACTTCCGCCGGGTCGATATCCACATGGATTACCTTAGCTTTTGAGGCGAATTCGTCCAATTTCCCCGTTACTCGGTCATCAAAACGAGCGCCGACTGCAATTAATAAATCACACTCGGTCACGGCAAAATTAGCGTAGGCAGTGCCGTGCATTCCTAACATTCCCACCGAGAGGGGATGATGTTCATCAAAAGCACCGATCCCCATTAACGTGGTGGTGACGGGTAACTGAAAACGTTCGGCAAACTCGGCAATTTGGGCGTGGGCATTAGCTGCGATCGCACCTCCGCCAACGTAAAGTAAGGGTTTTTCGGCGGTTTCCAAGAGGTGCAAAGCGGCCTCGATTTGACGGCGATTGCCCTTAACCGTGGGACGATAGCCAGTTAGTTTCACATCTCCCGGTTCGACGGGGATATAATCACATAGTTCTAAACCGACATCTTTGGGAATATCGACTAAAACCGGTCCCGGTCGTCCTGTACTGGCGATATGGAAGGCCTCAGCGATGATTCTCGCTACTTCGCGGGCATTTCTAGCCACATAGGAATGTTTAACAATCGGGAGAGTAATGCCATAAATATCGGTTTCTTGGAAAGCATCGGAACCGATGGCCGCCCGACTCACCTGACCGGTGATAATCACCATCGGGATGGAGTCCATGTGTGCGTTAGCGATGCCTGTCACCAAATTGGTCGCCCCGGGGCCGGAAG contains the following coding sequences:
- the serA gene encoding phosphoglycerate dehydrogenase gives rise to the protein MAKVLVSDSIDPVGVEILSQVAQVDVKTGLSAEEIIQIIPEYDALMLRSSTRVTKEIVEAGSKLQIIGRAGVGVDNIDVPAATRQGIIVVNSPEGNTIAAAEHALAMMLSLSRHIPDANQSVKANKWERNRFIGTEVYKKNLGVVGLGKIGSHVAKVARSLGMKILAYDPFISKERADQLGCTLVDLELLFAESDFITLHVPKTSETQHLIGRETLAKMKPTVRIINCSRGGIIDELALIEALESGRIAGAALDVFEQEPLGESRLRELSNVILTPHLGASTTEAQVGVAVDVAEQIRDVLLGLPARSAVNIPGLTPDVMEKLRPYLQLAETMGNLVSQLAGGRCDSLNVRLQGELATKDSQPLVVAAIKGLLSQALRERVNYVNAAIEAKERGIRVIETRDASTRDYSGSIHLEANGSMGTHSVTGALLSTGEIRITDLDEFPINVPPSNHMLFTLHQDMPGIIGKIGALLGSFNVNIASMQVGRKIIRGDAVMALSLDDPLPEGLLSEITKVPGIRDAYTVKL
- the surE gene encoding 5'/3'-nucleotidase SurE, yielding MTSDRPLKLLISNDDGISALGVRTLANTLATAGHQVIVVCPDGERSATGHGLTLHHPIRAEQVEGIFHPDVIAWSCSGTPADSVKFALSAVLKERPDLVLAGINHGSNLGTDILYSGTVSAAMEGLIEGIPSIAVSLASFKACDFQPAADFALTLVRKVALNPFSIPTLLNVNVPPVSSAEIKGVKITRQGLRRYEETFEKRLDPRGKSYYWLIGEVVEDIEQPDYSHLPPQVPTDVRAIGENFITITPLQYNLTDVQGFQHLYGNSWFD
- the ilvB gene encoding biosynthetic-type acetolactate synthase large subunit is translated as MVSSLPKPNDSLTTVPQRCSGAYALMDSLKRHGVKHIFGYPGGAILPIYDELYRFEERGELQHILVRHEQAAAHAADAYARATGKVGVCFGTSGPGATNLVTGIANAHMDSIPMVIITGQVSRAAIGSDAFQETDIYGITLPIVKHSYVARNAREVARIIAEAFHIASTGRPGPVLVDIPKDVGLELCDYIPVEPGDVKLTGYRPTVKGNRRQIEAALHLLETAEKPLLYVGGGAIAANAHAQIAEFAERFQLPVTTTLMGIGAFDEHHPLSVGMLGMHGTAYANFAVTECDLLIAVGARFDDRVTGKLDEFASKAKVIHVDIDPAEVGKNRAPDVPIVGDVRVVLEQILHKAREFDYPTNPDRSQAWLAKIERWRQDYPLQVPRPEGRLSPQEVIVEVGRQAPHAYYTTDVGQHQMWAAQFLKNGPRRWISSAGLGTMGFGLPAAMGVKVAIPDEEVICISGDSSFQMNLQELATLTQFNIHAKTIIINNGWQGMVRQWQEAFYGERYSNSNMEVGMPDVELLAQAYGIKGITIRHRDELAAKIAEMLAHDGPVLVNAIVARDENCYPMVAPGQSNARMIGLPKIVTKGCEMLDCPSCGAVNSWNNKFCPECGAKL
- the prmA gene encoding 50S ribosomal protein L11 methyltransferase, with translation MSNSWWEITVLCEPSLEETVFWRLEDFGCSGTATAKKQSSLEVKAYIPEIKAQLPDLEALSLWLKQDALILGFPEPVTSWQLMDEEDWASSWKQHWQISEIGDRFLICPAWLNPPENNQRLVIKIDPGSAFGTGTHPTTQLCLESLEMRLSSHPENKIIADIGCGSGILAIGAILLGAKKVYAVDIDPLAVSATGSNRHLNGINPENLAINQGSVEELLELIPDGVDGIVCNILAETIIALMPAITRLAKPTTWGILSGILVTQAQAVTDILEPQGWTVAALWKRQEWCGLQIRRTVD